The window AAAGGCCGTCAGCACATCAATACCCAGCGCAGAGAGCAGGAAGCTTGAAACTACAAAGAGTGCCACATAGAGGATGAAAAAGCCCCATATGCCGGACATGACCTCAGCAGGTACAATACGCCCCCCCAGCTTGATGTGCTTTACCGCTCTGGGGTGCACCAGCCTGAAAAGCTCATGGTAGCCCTGCTTCAGCAACAACAGGACACGCATGCACTTGATACCACCGCCCGTTGAACCGGCGCAGCCGCCAAGAAACATGAGAAATAGCAGAAGCGCCTGCGGGAAAGGCAGCCACAATTCGTAGTCCGCCGTGGCAAAACCGGTTGTCGTGCAGATGGAAACCACCTGAAACGCGGCATACTGCAGGGATTCAGCCACGCCGGTTGCGTTGCGCCCGTAGATATAGACGGCAATCAACCCGGTAAAAATGATCGTGGTGACTGTGTAGAAACGGAATTCGGAATCCTTCCAGAAACAACGCACATCGCCCAGAAGCGCCCTGTAATGCAGAGAGAAGTTGGCTCCGGCGATGAACATGAAAATGGTGATCACCCAGTGGATGTAGGCGCTGTCGTAGTGTCCGACCGAAGCATTCTTGGTGGAGAAACCACCCGTCGCCATGGTGCCGAACGTGTGGCAGATGGCGTCAAACAAGGTCATTCCGCCAACCATGAGCAGCAGGCACTGTGCGACGGAAATGCCCACATAGACCTTCCAGAGCACCATGGCCGTATCCTTGATACGGGGCTTGAGCTTGTCCGGTACAGGGCCGGGCACCTCAGCCTTATAGAGCTGCATGCCGCCGACTCCAAGGAAAGGCAGGATGGCCAGAGACATGACGATAATCCCCATGCCGCCAAGCCAGTGCGTGAGACTGCGCCACATGAGAATGCTCTTCGGGGTTGCCTCTATGTCCGTCATGACGCTGGAACCGGTAGTCGTGAAACCGGAAATGGATTCAAACACACAGTCGGTCCAGGTGGGAAACACATCTGCCAGCAGAAAGGGCAAAGCCCCCGCAAGCCCTGCACCGAGCCAGCCGAGGGCAACAATTGTCATGCCTTCGCGATGATTCATGATCTGTTTGTCCTTGCGCCTGAACGCAAGAAACAACAGCAGGCCCGCCACTACCGAGATGAACATGGCCTGAACCAATGGCCACAGACCAGAGTCCTGATAGTACAGAGCCCAGCCGATGGGAAACAGCATGGTCAGCCCGACGGAAACCACAAGGGCGCCAATGACATAGAGGCAATATGTAAATCGCATATCAGCTTACAGTTGCTTCAAGGTTACCGTCAGCGCCTGCTCCACGCGGGAAACATTTTCGCGCGTGGTCAGGATGATGATTCGGTCCTCAGGTTGCACCATACTGTCGCCGCTGGGTATGACCACATCCTTGCCACGAACGATGGCCAAGAGCAGTGTGCCCCGCGGGAAGGGAAGATCCTTCACCGGTTTGCCTACCAATTCCGAATCTGCCTGTGCAATGGCTTCGAGCGCTTCGGCTCCCTCTCCCCGAATGGAAACGGAAGAAAGTACCTTGCCCCGACGGATATGGTGCAGAATGGAGTTCACTGCAGAGAGACGCGGCGAAACCGAGTGGTCAATGCCAATGGCGTTTACCAGAGGCTGATATGCCACCTTGTTCACACGGGTGACCGTCTTTTTGGCACCAAGGTTCTTGGCTAGCAGCGAGGAAAGGATATTTGTCTCCTCGTCGGAAGTCAGGGAGATAACCACGTCCATCTCCCCCACATTCTCCTCGCGCAGAAAATCCTGATCCGTTCCGTCTCCGCGCAGAACCAGCGTAGAGTTCAACTTCTCGGCCAGATACTGGCAGCGCGACTCGCTACGATCCACAAGCTTCACGTGCAGACCTTTGCGTTCAAACAGCACGGCCAGACGCAGTCCTATATTGCCGCCGCCGATGATGAGCACGTCGCGCACGGGGTCGATATTACGACCGCAAACCTTGCGCACGGCTTCCAGACTTGTGTCCTTGCAGGCGAAATAGACGACGTCGCCTGCCACAATCTCATCACGGCCGCTGGGAATTATGAGGTCTTCGCCGCGGACAATGGCAGCGATAAGCACATTGGTGTCCGGCACAATCTCGCGGAAGGCCATGAGCTTTTTGCCCACGAGCGGCCCTTTTTCAACCCGTATGCCTACAAGTTTGACGCGCCCTTCCGCAAACTCGCTGAAATCCACGGCACCGGGCACGGCCAGCATGCGGTCAATGGCCTTGATGACTTCAATCTCGGGATTGATGATGGTGGAGATATTCAGAGGCTTGTTGGTAAGAGCATCCTGATAGAGGTTGTATTCCTCGTTACGGATACGGGCAATCTTGATGGAATCCGGAGAGATGGCATTGGCGAAAAGACAGGAGATGATGTTGATTTCATCGCTGTCCGTTACGGCAAGAAAAATATCGGCATCCATAACTCCGGCATCGGAGAGGACAACCGGGCTGGAACCGGACCCTTGGAAGGTCTGTACGTCCAGCACTTCAGAAACTCGGCGAAGAGCTTCGGCACTCTGGTCAATAATGACCACTTCCTTGCTCTCCTGAGCAAGACGGTGGGCAATGTGGTACCCCACTTCACCCGCTCCGACAATGACCACCTTGAGTTGTTCAACTCGCGGCGCACGACTGAAAAAACCCATGATTGGCGTTTCCCCCGGGTATGACCAAAGCCGGGACGGAGAGATGCGGCCCATGGTTGCATGAGGCCCCTCTCACACCGGCCACATGCTTCATGGAACAGCCATGACGCACCGTGATCGGACTTTGGCGGATTGAGCAATCTCGCGACTATTACCAAATTGCGTGTATCACTGCAAGGTTGGCGAAACCCTCAACTCGTAAGGATAGTGGCAGACAAAACAAAAAAGCCCGCAATAAAGCGGGCCTCTTTGCAAACGTATTCTTGCAAGGCGTACTAGATCTCAGAAACGGCCTTGCTCAGACGAGAAATGTTACGAGCGGCATTACGCCAATGAATAACACCCTTGGTGGCAGCCTTGTCCAGAACGGACGTTGCGGTGCCGAGCAGGACAGCAGCCTGGTCCTTGTCCTTGAGCTGTACAGCTGCGCGAACAGCCTTAACAGTGTTACGGACACGGGTCTTCATTGCGCGATTACGAGCAGCGCGCTTCAGGCTCTGGCGATGCCGCTTAAGGGCAGACTTGTGGTTAGCCACGATAAATCCTCCGAAAGACTTGTATGTAAGAATCTTAATGACAATTACTGGAACACGGGAAGGCAGTTCATTACGCTGCAACCCCCAGCATGTCAAGCATTATCCAAATTTTAATCACCAGTCAGGGTAATTTTCCGCAAAAACCCTGACCGGCGAAAGTATTTTTTACATCTGCAGCGCTGCGAAGTCTGCAAGACGTCCGAGCTTCTGCACCAGGGCGGTCAGCAGATTCAGACGGTTGCTACGCACTGCCGCATCGTCGCACATGACCATGACATTGTCGAAGAAGGCATCCACGGTCGGACGCAGCTCACCGAGCAGACCAAACAGCGCATCAAAGTCACCGGCCTGCCACAGGCTTTCGAATCTGGGTTCTACGGCCTTGAGAGCCTCGCTCAACGCCTTTTCGGCATCATCTTCGAGCAAAGCGCTATCCACTACGCCGGAAAGAGCCACACCTGCCTCCTCACCCTGCTTGCGGATGATGTTGGCCGCACGCTTGAAGGTAAGAACGGCCTGCGCGAACCCTTCGGACTTGCTGAAGGCATCCAGCGCCTTAAGGCGGGCAGCGGCATCACAGATATCGCCGGAACCGGCATTAAGTGCGGATTCCACCAGCAGGGTCTCATAGCCCTGCGAAACAAAGTAGTTCTTGAGACGCAGGTTGAAGAACTCGACCATCTTCTCAAGAGCTTCTTCAGGAGCAAGCTTCCACTTGATCGCATCACCATATCCAGCCTGTGCGGCACGGAAGATGTCACGGGCAGCAACACGGATGTTTCTGTCCAACATGATGCGGGTAATGCCAAGGCAGCAACGGCGCAGAGCGTATGGGTCTGCCGCACCGGTGGGAATCATGCCCAGACCGAAGCAGCCGGCCATGGTATCTGCCTTGTCAGCAATGGAAAGCAACGCACCGCAGGGGGAAGAAGGCACGGGGGTATCAGGGCCGGCCGGCAGATACTGTTCTGCAATGGCCTGCGCAACCACCTCGTTTTCACCCATCTTGCGGGCGTAGATGCCACCCATAATACCCTGCAGGCTGTCGAATTCGTAGACCATCTCGGAAACGAGATCGGCCTTGGAAAGACGCCCTGCCCTTTCGGCATCGGCCTTCAGAGCGGCGTCTACGGATTCAGCCAGCGCACCGCAGAGAGTGGACAGGCGGCGAGTCTTGTTACCCATGGAACCCAGAGGCGCAAGGAAGATGACGTTATCGAGCTTGGCAAGCCATGCATCAAAACTGTTCTTCAGGTCATTGCGCCAGAAGAAGCGGCCGTCTTCAAGGCGGGCACGCAGCACGCGTTCCCAGCCCTTGCGCACCACGTCCATATCCTTGGGCGTGATGTTCAGCACGGTCAGGAAGTACGGCAGCAGATTGCCATCCTTGTCTTCAAGGCCGAAGCTTTTCTGGTGGCTCTGCATGCTGGTCAGCAGAGCTTCCTTGGGCAGTTCGAGGAAGGAAGGATCAAAGCCGCCCAGACAGGGCACGGGATGCTCGGAAAGCCCCTGCACTTCGTCCAGCAGGCTATCCTTCCAGAGCACGGTGCCACCGATGGCAGCGGCAAGGGCATTGCCCTCCTCTACAATTCGGGCACGACGCTCGGCACCGGAGAGGGTGACGGCACACTGTTCGCGCACGACATCAGCAAACTTTTCAGCATGCGCCACGGCAAAGGGACCGGGGCCATGCACACGGTGGCCGCGAGTGGTGTTGCCCGCGGCAAGGTCGGCTAAAGAGAAGGGAACGACCTGATCGTCAAACATGGAGAGCACCCAGCGCAGGGGGCGCGCATACGTGTATTCAAGGCTGCCCCACTTCATCTTCTTGGGGAAAGGCAGCGCGCCGATGATGGCGGGACACCCTTCCGAAAGCAGGTCAACAGTGCGGGCGCCGCCAATCTTCTTACGCACGGCAAGGTACTCGCCCTTGTCGGTCTTCAGGGTAAAAGCATCGGCAAGGTCAACGCCCTGCGTCTTGGCGAAACCTTCAGCTGCCTTGGTGGGCTTGCCTTCCGCGTCATAGGCGATTCTGACAGGCGGACCGGAAACCACTTCCTCCGCCTCATTCTGAATGGCGGAAATACCGGCAACGGTGGCTACCGCGCGGCGGGGAGTGGATTCCACGATGACGGATTCGAAATCAACATGCGATTCCGTCAGAAAGGCGGCAAGCCTATCCTTCAATTCCTTTTCCAGCCCGGGCAGGAAGCGGGCGGGCAACTCTTCGGTGCCGATTTCCAACACAAATACGGACATGATATGCTCTTCCTGTGGGCTTACTTGGTTTCGGTCTTGGGCAGCATGGGATACCCGAGGTCTTCACGCTGCTTGGCGTAGAGACGTGCCACTGCAGATGCCAGAGCGCGGACGCGACCGATGTAGCCGGTGCGTTCGGTGATGGAGATGGCGCCACGGGCATCCAGCAGGTTGAAGGTATGGGAACACTTCAGGCAGTAGTCGTATGCGGGCCAGGCCACACCCTCTTCACACAGGCGCTTGCACTCGCCTTCGTACATATTGAACAGATTCAGCAGCATACCTGCGTCGCTGAGTTCAAAGTTGTACTTGGACATTTCCACTTCGTTCTGATGATACACGTTCCCGTAGGTCACCTTGTCATTGTACATGAGGTCGTACACCGACTCCTTGCCCTGCAGGTACATGCACAGACGCTCCAGACCGTAGGTGATTTCCACGCTGGTGGGGAAAAGGTCAATGCCGCCAACCTGCTGGAAATAGGTGAACTGCGTAACCTCCATGCCATTCAGCCACACTTCCCAGCCAAGCCCCCACGCGCCGAGCGTGGGAGATTCCCAGTCGTCTTCAACGAAACGAATGTCATGAACGGCGGGATCAATGCCCAGAGCCTTCAGGCTTTCAAGGTACAACTCCTGAATATTATCGGGAGAAGGCTTCAGAATGACCTGAAACTGAAAGTAGTGCTGCAGGCGGTTGGGGTTCTCCCCATAGCGTCCATCCGTCGGACGGCGGGAAGGCTCCACATACGCGACATTCCACGGCTCAGGGCCGATAACGCGCAGGAAAGTCGCGGGGTTGAAAGTGCCCGCACCGCATTCGACATCAAACGGCTGTGCAAGCACGCAGCCCTGCTCGGACCAGAAGTTCTGCAGGGTGAGAATAACGTTTTGGAAGTGCATGATGATCCCCTGAAGTCAATATTCTATACACGTAGTAACCGTGTTGTTGTGGTCAAAAACAAAGGCGGCAGAGACAAGGTCTCATTGCGCCTAAACGCGCCGGAACATGCCTTTTTCCCACGCCAGCCCTATATGGAACTGGATGAAGCCGTCCACGGCACGGGTAATCTCTTTGCGGGCTCTTGGCGACAGCAAAAGAGAAGACCAGCAAAGCGGTGGATTGTCCTGCACAAATCGCAAAGCGTCAAGTGCTTCGTTACCCATTCTGAAGCGAGGTCCCGAAGGCGCTGTGCAATTTCCACAAAACAATACGCCCTCTTGCACATGGAACACGCCGCCCCCCTCGCCTATGGGGGTACCGCATTGCATACAATGCCCTGTCTCCGGCCGATACCCTTGATCAAAGGCAAAACGGGCGCGAAAAAGCAACGGCAGAAGCGGATCAACCTGATCAACATCCTGCAGAAGCTCAAGTATTCCTTCAAAGAGCGAAAATGCAGACTGAGCTCCTTCTGCCGAAACCCCCATAGCCTCTATGAATTTCTGGCAGTTCACGGCCAGCCCCAGTCGCTGCAGGTCCGTACGCAAGCGCACCGGAGAACGAAGAAGCGTGCCCTCCTCAAGGCTGTTGTAGGCAGCCATGCGACTTCCCTTTACCCTGAAGAGCACCTGATTCAGGTGATCCAGACAGCCGCTGAAGCGCTGCCTGCTGCGGCAACCGCCAAATGCGAAGGCCGTGAATATGCCACGCTCCGGAGACAAAAAGCGGACCCACAGGTCCGCTTCCTTAAACCGCCCGATGCGGAGGATGATTCCTTTATCCGTAAAATCCATCAGGACTAACGGGACTGGATAAAATTCACGGTCAGCACCTTGCCGTCAGCACCGTCAAGCTTGACGTTCTTGCCGTTGAGCGCAAGAGCAACGCCGCCGGAGTTGCCCAAACGAAGAGTAAGCGTTTTGGGGAAACGCAGAACAAACTTCTGGCCGGAACGCAGGTACATTTCCTTGCGTTCAAAGCGTTCTCCCCATGCTTCAACCCAGCATTCTGCCGATGCGGAAAGGGTGATCTTCTGTTCGCCGCCCCCCTTGTTGATCGCAACATCCTGCATGGCAGAGCCGCTCGTCACCACACTCACGTGCCCAGCGTCAGCCGAAGGCTCCACCTCAGGCTTTGCTGCAACGATTGGCTTCTCAATGGCGGGAACCTCTGCGGGCTCTTCCGCCGGAGGTTCAACCACGGCAACAGCCTCCTCCCCTGCAGATACTGCAATGGCAACAGAAGGTTCAGCCTCGGGCTGAACAGCTTCAGGAGCAACGACGGCAGATGGAGCGGACTCAGCAGCAGATTCCTGCGACACTACACTTTCAGAATTCTCAGCCGGCACGTCCGGAGAAACAGGCTCGCCCGCAGCAGGAGCGTCCACCACAGAGGGAGACTGCTGCACAGCCGACGGCTCAACAACAGCCGGTGCAGGCTGGACAGATTCAGCAGGGAGCGATTCGCCTGCCACTACAGCAGGAGTCGCAGGGGTGCGAAAAAGGAAATACCACCCACCTCCGGCAACGACCCCCAGCACCAAAACGATGGCCAGAACCCAAATCAGACCGGAAGATGAAGGTTGAACATTCTTGCTCGTATACACCGGTTCCGGATCTTCCGGCTCACCGTAGGCTTCAAGATAGATCGCATCCACGGCAGCGCCAAGTTCATCGGGATTAAGCCCGACCAATCGCGCGTAGGACTTCACGAATCCCTTGGTATAGACAAGATGGGGCAGTTCCTCCAGATCCCCGCTCTCCAATGCTTTCAGTGTCCGTATGGCTACTTTGATATTTCGCGAGACGTCCTCGCGCGAAAGCCCCCTGAGTTCTCTCTCCTGTTGCAGAAGAGCCCCCAATTCGGTCATTGAAGTCATTACGCCTCCGAAGAGTCGGATGTTGAAGGATTACAGATTGATTTTAACCACAGCCTTTTCACGCAACTTGGTGGTGTATTCACCAAAACGCGCTTCCAGCATGGGCTGACGCAGGGTGTTCTCAATGGTGCTGTACACTTCTTCAAGCGGAAGCAGATCGCCATTGGTCGCCTTATCCAGCT is drawn from Desulfovibrio mangrovi and contains these coding sequences:
- the trkA gene encoding Trk system potassium transporter TrkA; translation: MGFFSRAPRVEQLKVVIVGAGEVGYHIAHRLAQESKEVVIIDQSAEALRRVSEVLDVQTFQGSGSSPVVLSDAGVMDADIFLAVTDSDEINIISCLFANAISPDSIKIARIRNEEYNLYQDALTNKPLNISTIINPEIEVIKAIDRMLAVPGAVDFSEFAEGRVKLVGIRVEKGPLVGKKLMAFREIVPDTNVLIAAIVRGEDLIIPSGRDEIVAGDVVYFACKDTSLEAVRKVCGRNIDPVRDVLIIGGGNIGLRLAVLFERKGLHVKLVDRSESRCQYLAEKLNSTLVLRGDGTDQDFLREENVGEMDVVISLTSDEETNILSSLLAKNLGAKKTVTRVNKVAYQPLVNAIGIDHSVSPRLSAVNSILHHIRRGKVLSSVSIRGEGAEALEAIAQADSELVGKPVKDLPFPRGTLLLAIVRGKDVVIPSGDSMVQPEDRIIILTTRENVSRVEQALTVTLKQL
- the recO gene encoding DNA repair protein RecO gives rise to the protein MDFTDKGIILRIGRFKEADLWVRFLSPERGIFTAFAFGGCRSRQRFSGCLDHLNQVLFRVKGSRMAAYNSLEEGTLLRSPVRLRTDLQRLGLAVNCQKFIEAMGVSAEGAQSAFSLFEGILELLQDVDQVDPLLPLLFRARFAFDQGYRPETGHCMQCGTPIGEGGGVFHVQEGVLFCGNCTAPSGPRFRMGNEALDALRFVQDNPPLCWSSLLLSPRARKEITRAVDGFIQFHIGLAWEKGMFRRV
- the rpsT gene encoding 30S ribosomal protein S20, which codes for MANHKSALKRHRQSLKRAARNRAMKTRVRNTVKAVRAAVQLKDKDQAAVLLGTATSVLDKAATKGVIHWRNAARNISRLSKAVSEI
- a CDS encoding helix-turn-helix domain-containing protein, which translates into the protein MTSMTELGALLQQERELRGLSREDVSRNIKVAIRTLKALESGDLEELPHLVYTKGFVKSYARLVGLNPDELGAAVDAIYLEAYGEPEDPEPVYTSKNVQPSSSGLIWVLAIVLVLGVVAGGGWYFLFRTPATPAVVAGESLPAESVQPAPAVVEPSAVQQSPSVVDAPAAGEPVSPDVPAENSESVVSQESAAESAPSAVVAPEAVQPEAEPSVAIAVSAGEEAVAVVEPPAEEPAEVPAIEKPIVAAKPEVEPSADAGHVSVVTSGSAMQDVAINKGGGEQKITLSASAECWVEAWGERFERKEMYLRSGQKFVLRFPKTLTLRLGNSGGVALALNGKNVKLDGADGKVLTVNFIQSR
- a CDS encoding TrkH family potassium uptake protein; its protein translation is MRFTYCLYVIGALVVSVGLTMLFPIGWALYYQDSGLWPLVQAMFISVVAGLLLFLAFRRKDKQIMNHREGMTIVALGWLGAGLAGALPFLLADVFPTWTDCVFESISGFTTTGSSVMTDIEATPKSILMWRSLTHWLGGMGIIVMSLAILPFLGVGGMQLYKAEVPGPVPDKLKPRIKDTAMVLWKVYVGISVAQCLLLMVGGMTLFDAICHTFGTMATGGFSTKNASVGHYDSAYIHWVITIFMFIAGANFSLHYRALLGDVRCFWKDSEFRFYTVTTIIFTGLIAVYIYGRNATGVAESLQYAAFQVVSICTTTGFATADYELWLPFPQALLLFLMFLGGCAGSTGGGIKCMRVLLLLKQGYHELFRLVHPRAVKHIKLGGRIVPAEVMSGIWGFFILYVALFVVSSFLLSALGIDVLTAFAAVAACIGNIGPGLGTVGPAENFAHLPLAAKWILTWCMLLGRLEIYTVFILFVPEFWRK
- the glyS gene encoding glycine--tRNA ligase subunit beta, with product MSVFVLEIGTEELPARFLPGLEKELKDRLAAFLTESHVDFESVIVESTPRRAVATVAGISAIQNEAEEVVSGPPVRIAYDAEGKPTKAAEGFAKTQGVDLADAFTLKTDKGEYLAVRKKIGGARTVDLLSEGCPAIIGALPFPKKMKWGSLEYTYARPLRWVLSMFDDQVVPFSLADLAAGNTTRGHRVHGPGPFAVAHAEKFADVVREQCAVTLSGAERRARIVEEGNALAAAIGGTVLWKDSLLDEVQGLSEHPVPCLGGFDPSFLELPKEALLTSMQSHQKSFGLEDKDGNLLPYFLTVLNITPKDMDVVRKGWERVLRARLEDGRFFWRNDLKNSFDAWLAKLDNVIFLAPLGSMGNKTRRLSTLCGALAESVDAALKADAERAGRLSKADLVSEMVYEFDSLQGIMGGIYARKMGENEVVAQAIAEQYLPAGPDTPVPSSPCGALLSIADKADTMAGCFGLGMIPTGAADPYALRRCCLGITRIMLDRNIRVAARDIFRAAQAGYGDAIKWKLAPEEALEKMVEFFNLRLKNYFVSQGYETLLVESALNAGSGDICDAAARLKALDAFSKSEGFAQAVLTFKRAANIIRKQGEEAGVALSGVVDSALLEDDAEKALSEALKAVEPRFESLWQAGDFDALFGLLGELRPTVDAFFDNVMVMCDDAAVRSNRLNLLTALVQKLGRLADFAALQM
- the glyQ gene encoding glycine--tRNA ligase subunit alpha, coding for MHFQNVILTLQNFWSEQGCVLAQPFDVECGAGTFNPATFLRVIGPEPWNVAYVEPSRRPTDGRYGENPNRLQHYFQFQVILKPSPDNIQELYLESLKALGIDPAVHDIRFVEDDWESPTLGAWGLGWEVWLNGMEVTQFTYFQQVGGIDLFPTSVEITYGLERLCMYLQGKESVYDLMYNDKVTYGNVYHQNEVEMSKYNFELSDAGMLLNLFNMYEGECKRLCEEGVAWPAYDYCLKCSHTFNLLDARGAISITERTGYIGRVRALASAVARLYAKQREDLGYPMLPKTETK